One genomic window of Henckelia pumila isolate YLH828 unplaced genomic scaffold, ASM3356847v2 CTG_38, whole genome shotgun sequence includes the following:
- the LOC140871075 gene encoding uncharacterized protein, whose product MTYEGLVSQCHQAEDSLRRNRSFLSSSRPASFFGPKSQYFKKQGVFSSSLGSGLGGVHHFGEKKGQGQCATCGGRHPTEKCRRSGACFQCGEIGHMKRDCPQGTGGSSSGSGQVLVLSQDQIQQENEDVIAGKFLLCGTPAFVLINTGASHYLISARFVKRYRLSYMYLDIVLFVSTPTDHSSFAKQLVLGCTLEFEGSELLENLMVLAMKDFDCILGIDIMASYRDTVDCY is encoded by the exons atgacttacgagggtttggtgagccaatGTCATCAAGCGGAGGACAGCCTACGGCGTAACAGGTCCTTTCTCTCTTCTTCCAGACCGGCAAGTTTTTTTGGCCCAAAAtctcaatatttcaagaaacAGGGCGTGTTTTCTTCTTCTCTTGGATCCGGTTTAGGTGGAGTTCACCACTTTGGGGAAAAGAAGGGCCAGGGACAGTGTGCTACTTGTGGAGGTCGTCACCCGACTGAGAAATGCCGCAggtctggagcttgttttcaaTGTGGCGAGATTGgccacatgaagagggattgcCCACAGGGTACTGGAGGATCATCatctggttctg GACAGGTGCTTGTGCTTAGTCAGGATCAGATTCAGCAGGAGAACGAGGACGTTATAGCAGGTAAATTTCTGTTATGCGGCACTCCTGCATTTGTTCTCATCAACACTGGTGCATCGCATTATTTAATTTCAGCAAGATTCGTTAAGCGCTATAGGTTGTCGTACATGTATCTAGACATAGTGTTATTTGTGTCTACTCCGACTGATCATTCGTCTTTTGCCAAGCAGTTAGTCTTGGGGTGTACATTAGAGTTTGAGGGCTCTGAGTTGTTAGAGAACCTTATGGTTTTAGcgatgaaggattttgactgtattttgggtaTTGATATCATGGCCTCTTATAGAGATACAGTGGATTGCTATTAG